The Jeotgalibacillus aurantiacus region GGATGCGAAGTATATGAGGGTGTTCCATGCAGTTGCGGATGAGAAGCGTTTTGAGATGTTGAAGCTTTTGCAGGGAGGGGCCAGGACGGTTGGTGAGATTGCTGATTCTCTTGGCTACCTTCAGCCTCAGACCTCCAAGCATTTGAAGGTTTTGCATCAGGCGGGACTGGTTCGCGTTCAGGCCGTTGCGAACAAACGGATTTACCATTTAGAGAAGGATGGATTTATCGTTTTGCAGAATTGGCTGTCGTCGTACATTCAACGGTGGGAGGACCAGCTTGACCGGCTGGATGCATACTTAAAAGAGGAGGAAGAATGATGAACGTTCAAACAGAGGGGACTAAATTAATTATCGAAAAAACATTTTCCGTTTCACAGGAAAGACTGTTTCAGGCTTTTTCAAACTCAGATCAGCTGGAGGCGTGGTGGGGTCCAAAGGGTTGGAAAACAGTGAATAAACGGTTTGAATTTGAAGAGGGTGGCTTCTGGCACTACTGCATGACGTGCGAAGATAAGAACCAGGGGGATTTTTACGGCATGGAGTCATGGGGATTGGCAAAATTCAAGGAGATCCAGGCACCTGAACGTTTCTTATATGAAGATATGTTTTCTGATGAAGCAGGCAATGTGAATCCGGATATGCCGGGGATGGATATCGAAGTGGCGTTTGTACCGGTTGAAGGTGGCACAAAACTTGTAACCACAACATTCTTTGATTCCGTTGAATCCCTTGAGAAGTTGAGCGAAATGGGAATGGTTGAAGGATTCAGTTCGCAGATGGATCGGTTGGAGGAGTATTTGAAATAGCAGGAAAATTAATCAATAGATAAACAAAAACAGCTCGGGTCATAAGAGCTGTTTTTTTATTGAATATAAAGAGTTTTGATCGTAAAGTAGTAAAGTATTTATAACTTTATGTAAAAAATACTTTACTTTTGGTTTGGAATATTTTACTTTTATAGTAAGAGGTGAAAAAAATGGTGAAACACCAAGGGCAATTAAGTAATCAACTGTATGTTCTCAGGGCTCAAAAAAGACTGTCGCAGAAAGATGTGGCAACGATTGTGGGTGTTAGCCGCCAGACAATCATTTCAATCGAAGCGAATAAGTATAACCCGTCTTTGATTTTAGCGTTTAAGCTGGCGAATTTATTTGAAGTAGACATTCAGGACATATTCAGTTATTCAGAATTGGAGGAAGAAAAATGAGTGAGGTTTCAACGATTTTTAGTCAGATTCAAGAACAATATTTAACCCTTCTTGTGTTTGCATCCATCATTCCAACGATGTATGCCATCGTGTTTTCAGGCAGGGAAAAAGATGAACGGGGACAGAAAATCACCAGCACGGCTTACCAATTTACATACTTTTTCTGCCTTGCAGGGATCTTAATTTTGTTTGTAGCAAACAGAACAGTGGACCTGACCTTCGAGGACTTCAGGACTGGTCTGATTACCATTCTTCTGCTGGCGAATTTCTTTTTAGGAGCGACCATCTTTAGATTGAATATGAAATATTAATATTTCAATAATCGGATTTGCTTTAGTCTGACACAAGTCCAAAAAGAATCGGTCAGATAGAGCGAGTCCAATCTGCAGATACAATAAAATCATCTTTTATTTATAAGAATTATTTTCAGGGGATGGGTTTTACAATGAAATTAAAGCTGCTTTCAGTATTATTCACCTGTGTATTATTAAGCGGGTGTACGATTGGAGATCCAGAGAGTTATACTGTTCTTTTATTTGAAGGGGAAAGTGAAAGCTGGGATGCCACGATTGAATTTGTTGATACAAGTGAAGGAGATCGTCCTGAAGACTACCTCCGATTAAATTATAAAGAAGAAACTCCTGAATCTGAGGTTGCGATGCAAATCAAAGATTCAGAAATCGCCGATGAATTTGTCTTAAAACATTCAGGTGATATGACCATCGAATTAAATCAAACTAAGCTTTCGAAACTGATTGACCAAAAGAAAAATAAGGATGACTATGTCACAAAACCCATTGAATTGGTGCTGGATTGGAACGGTAGAAGTGAAACCATACAACTGACCTTTTCGACTTCTGTGAAGAGGGATTAGATGAGTGAAAGAGAATTTTGAGTTATTTGCTGAACACCCGTGAGTTTGAGAAGGAAGTGATGAAAAAACGGATCAATTCCAATATTTTTTACATCTTCTGTAACTTATTTTTCTGAAAAACGTCTACTCCACAACAAAACTAATGATGAATAGAGGTTGAGAGGATGACGTACACACCACCAAAACATATTGTATCGGCAGCAACCATTGTGTTAAACGAGAGAAATGAATTACTTCTTATCAAAGGACCAAGAAGAGGATGGGAGATGCCAGGCGGTCAGGTTGAGGAAGGGGAGTCGCTTGAAGCGGCGGCGATCCGGGAGACATTTGAAGAGTCGGGAATCGAAGTGGAGATTACGAAGTTTTGCGGTGTGTTTCAGAATGTAACGCGCTCTGTTTGTAATACACTATTCTTAGCAAGACCGGTTGGTGGACAGCTGACAACGTCACCGGAAAGTCTGGAAACTGGGTTTTTTCCTGTTGAAAAGGCGCTGGAAATGGTGGATTATAAAAATTTCAGAAAGCGTATCGAATATTGTCTAGATGAAAGCAAACATCCATTTTATATTGATTTTTAAACGTACATATAGAGCCAAATAATCGAATTGGCACACGACATCCTATAAAATGAAACTATGTTTTGAATAAAAAACGAACAGGGGAACCGTCCCCCTGTTCTTTCTTTTAGGATAGGAGTGTCTGCATTGAAACATCCAGTCATGATTATAGGTGCCGGATTGAGCGGATTGCGCACGGCGTCTTTGCTTTTAAAGGAAGGGATCGACTGCGTGGTGCTTGAGGCGCGCGATCGCGTTGGGGGAAGGGTGCTTACGGAAGAAGTAGATGGTGACTCTTTTGATCTTGGGCCGACCTGGTTTTGGCCGAATCATGAATCGATGATCGCCGGGCTTGTAAATGAGCTTGGTTTAAAAACATTTGATCAGCATGCAAAAGGAGCAATGGTGTTTGAAACTTCTGTTCATGAACCGGTTCAGTATCATGAGCTTCCTGCCCACGCAATAGAGCGTTCCGTTTGTTTCGCTGGTGGTGTGAAGACGTTGATATACGCTGTTTCAGAAACGATTCCACCAGACATCATCGAACTTGGAACACGGGTATCGGAAATCTGTGGTGAAGGGGATGCTGTAAAAGTGAGGGCTCTATCCGCTGATGGTGCGGAAAAAGAGTACCGGGCAAGTGCCGTCATTATGGCGATCCCGCCACGTCTTGCTTTAAATCGGATTACCTTCACGCCAGATATCCCTGCCGACCTGAGGCATCAGTTAAACAGTCAGGCAACATGGATGGGCGGCCAGGCAAAGGTGATCGC contains the following coding sequences:
- a CDS encoding ArsR/SmtB family transcription factor, with the translated sequence MRVFHAVADEKRFEMLKLLQGGARTVGEIADSLGYLQPQTSKHLKVLHQAGLVRVQAVANKRIYHLEKDGFIVLQNWLSSYIQRWEDQLDRLDAYLKEEEE
- a CDS encoding SRPBCC family protein — its product is MNVQTEGTKLIIEKTFSVSQERLFQAFSNSDQLEAWWGPKGWKTVNKRFEFEEGGFWHYCMTCEDKNQGDFYGMESWGLAKFKEIQAPERFLYEDMFSDEAGNVNPDMPGMDIEVAFVPVEGGTKLVTTTFFDSVESLEKLSEMGMVEGFSSQMDRLEEYLK
- a CDS encoding helix-turn-helix transcriptional regulator, with amino-acid sequence MVKHQGQLSNQLYVLRAQKRLSQKDVATIVGVSRQTIISIEANKYNPSLILAFKLANLFEVDIQDIFSYSELEEEK
- a CDS encoding NUDIX hydrolase: MTYTPPKHIVSAATIVLNERNELLLIKGPRRGWEMPGGQVEEGESLEAAAIRETFEESGIEVEITKFCGVFQNVTRSVCNTLFLARPVGGQLTTSPESLETGFFPVEKALEMVDYKNFRKRIEYCLDESKHPFYIDF
- a CDS encoding flavin monoamine oxidase family protein encodes the protein MKHPVMIIGAGLSGLRTASLLLKEGIDCVVLEARDRVGGRVLTEEVDGDSFDLGPTWFWPNHESMIAGLVNELGLKTFDQHAKGAMVFETSVHEPVQYHELPAHAIERSVCFAGGVKTLIYAVSETIPPDIIELGTRVSEICGEGDAVKVRALSADGAEKEYRASAVIMAIPPRLALNRITFTPDIPADLRHQLNSQATWMGGQAKVIAVYDRPFWREHGLSGHGVSWAGPMQEIHDASPYSGEKGAIFGFFGLPAHQRYELGEERLLTLVKEQLVRLFGEHAVEPSHLLYQDWSLEKYSSTEKDVIPLTEFPPYGPLKAEGEWENKLFFAGTETSSEFGGHLEGALRSAERVVDEVKIVTK